Proteins encoded by one window of Paenibacillus urinalis:
- a CDS encoding NAD(P)-dependent alcohol dehydrogenase — protein sequence MRERMDNNGLSGKQGTHFMKAMVYDTYGTPEALRLDKVAVPVPKENEVLIEVHATSINSWDWDLLRGKPFANRIGAFQQPRYRILGADVAGKVITVGADVTRFKRGDEVFGDLSGCGWGGFAEYVCANENALTPKPAAISYVQAAAIPQAAVLALQGLRDRGRLQQGERVLINGAGGGVGTFAIQYAKLHGAEVTGVDSAEKLDMLRAIGTDHVLDYMKEDFTTRGIKYDLILDVVGNRSAFSLKRALNKGGRYVMIGGTMFHIFQNLLLAPFVSRIEKKKMMLLIHKPNDGDQQVWKELVEIGQVLPVVDKEYPLSEAAQAFRDIGEGRLKGKAVIVMKG from the coding sequence ATGAGAGAAAGAATGGATAACAATGGATTGTCCGGCAAGCAGGGTACACACTTCATGAAGGCGATGGTATACGATACCTATGGAACGCCAGAAGCTCTAAGATTAGATAAAGTAGCAGTCCCTGTGCCCAAGGAAAATGAAGTATTGATTGAAGTCCATGCGACCTCAATAAATTCCTGGGATTGGGATCTGCTTCGTGGAAAGCCATTCGCAAACCGTATCGGTGCATTTCAGCAGCCTCGTTACCGAATTCTGGGCGCTGACGTAGCAGGAAAGGTAATTACGGTTGGAGCGGATGTCACCAGATTTAAACGAGGAGATGAGGTGTTTGGGGATCTTTCTGGATGTGGCTGGGGTGGATTCGCAGAGTATGTATGTGCTAACGAAAATGCCTTAACACCAAAGCCTGCTGCAATCAGCTATGTTCAGGCAGCCGCCATCCCTCAGGCAGCCGTTCTAGCCCTGCAAGGTCTGCGTGACAGGGGAAGACTGCAACAAGGCGAACGTGTTCTTATTAACGGAGCCGGTGGGGGAGTAGGAACGTTTGCCATTCAATATGCCAAATTGCATGGAGCAGAAGTGACAGGAGTAGACAGTGCAGAGAAGCTGGATATGCTGCGAGCTATAGGTACGGACCATGTCCTTGATTATATGAAAGAGGACTTTACTACAAGGGGGATTAAATACGATTTAATTCTTGATGTCGTTGGAAATCGCTCCGCATTTTCTTTAAAACGAGCACTAAACAAGGGCGGGAGATATGTGATGATCGGCGGCACGATGTTTCACATTTTCCAAAATCTATTGCTCGCCCCTTTCGTTTCTAGAATAGAAAAAAAGAAAATGATGCTGCTCATCCACAAACCAAACGACGGAGATCAGCAGGTGTGGAAGGAACTTGTCGAAATAGGACAGGTCTTGCCGGTAGTTGATAAGGAGTACCCACTGAGTGAAGCAGCCCAGGCATTTCGAGATATTGGAGAAGGCCGGTTGAAAGGAAAAGCCGTCATCGTTATGAAGGGTTAG
- a CDS encoding DUF1048 domain-containing protein: protein MRIQDIIEGKKEWRAHVARVKALPQDYQIVYKEIQKYLFKVGPVELTEGTGLLSGIVDLFEEGAASGKGVLEVTGSDVAAFCDNLIKDSKTYADIYQESNNQKGS from the coding sequence ATGCGAATACAAGATATCATCGAAGGCAAAAAGGAATGGCGAGCCCACGTTGCACGTGTCAAAGCGCTCCCGCAGGATTATCAGATTGTCTACAAAGAAATTCAAAAATATCTCTTTAAGGTGGGTCCTGTAGAATTGACCGAAGGAACAGGTTTGCTCTCGGGGATTGTCGATCTTTTTGAAGAGGGTGCTGCCTCGGGTAAAGGTGTGCTCGAGGTAACGGGCAGTGACGTAGCTGCTTTCTGCGATAACCTTATCAAAGATTCAAAAACCTATGCCGATATCTATCAGGAGTCTAATAATCAAAAAGGTAGTTAA
- a CDS encoding PadR family transcriptional regulator yields MLKGVLEGCVLEIISREETYGYDITRRLNALGFTDVVEGTVYTILIRLEKNKLVEVTKKPSDIGPPRKFYAINDTGRKELQKFWVKWEFVSSKMNELKEGIE; encoded by the coding sequence ATGCTCAAAGGTGTGCTTGAGGGCTGTGTCCTTGAAATTATAAGCCGCGAAGAAACCTATGGATATGATATTACCCGGAGATTAAACGCCCTCGGCTTTACCGATGTTGTGGAGGGAACAGTGTATACCATCCTGATCCGACTTGAAAAGAACAAACTGGTGGAGGTTACTAAGAAGCCTTCAGACATCGGACCACCACGAAAATTTTACGCAATCAACGATACAGGGCGTAAGGAGTTACAGAAGTTCTGGGTCAAATGGGAGTTCGTATCCTCAAAAATGAATGAGTTAAAGGAGGGGATAGAATGA
- a CDS encoding cache domain-containing sensor histidine kinase gives MMWKRASLFRIKNKIMVICLTVIIIPVLVMTVNSYYSSERLLAQNYTKLMNDLAKQTNIRIDEFLKEIEKISLLASNGLSSSVSATNEGSFPIQDYLRNGGKQNKNTAYNILMNYIMMKDRVFSIYLYNLNGGEDLFVSPNQPIDTSYKVENELWFKKFMHSKDLIITLTTRIDNQLKNKILAVSHARKIYDVATGKLLGVIVVSIDIKFIEIVNRNLQEGLRSRFMIVDEDEKIVYNVNDQLIGTLFRDNVRPDESLNVVAVNPLSQQKWTTYLYMPMEELTADGAILGRNLVTLAIVMSLFAVIISIFLSHVITRPIKKLIRNIGLVEKGHFEQVEHIRSQDEIGYLSVRFNKMSYELKRLVEKVQQEEIDKAAAEMRALHAQINPHFLYNTLGSVKWIASMQRADKIVEMTEALISMLRYATRSDGTLVSIREELDHISNYITIQNVRYYGSIQMNYEIEADSLDYLMPKMILQPIIENAIFHGFAELEEGGIITIQIQFLGDDIAIKIHDNGAGMDQETIQDLLEMNRTDADDGIKGIGVQNVQRRIQLHFGQSYGLQAESILGEGTVFTIMLPAIFNQPETVKFADRS, from the coding sequence ATGATGTGGAAGCGTGCTTCACTCTTTCGAATCAAGAACAAAATCATGGTCATTTGTCTGACCGTAATTATAATTCCGGTACTTGTGATGACCGTCAATTCTTATTATTCCTCCGAACGGTTATTGGCGCAGAATTACACGAAGCTGATGAATGATCTAGCCAAACAGACGAATATTCGCATTGACGAGTTTCTTAAGGAGATTGAGAAAATTTCGTTACTGGCCAGCAACGGACTAAGCAGCAGCGTTTCGGCGACTAACGAAGGCAGCTTTCCAATCCAAGATTACCTAAGAAATGGCGGCAAACAGAACAAAAATACGGCCTACAATATTTTAATGAACTACATCATGATGAAGGACCGCGTATTTTCCATTTATCTCTATAACCTTAACGGAGGAGAAGATCTGTTCGTCAGCCCCAACCAGCCCATCGACACAAGCTACAAAGTGGAGAACGAATTGTGGTTCAAAAAATTTATGCATTCAAAAGATCTCATCATCACGTTGACGACACGGATCGACAATCAACTGAAAAATAAAATATTGGCAGTATCACATGCTCGAAAAATTTATGATGTGGCCACTGGGAAGCTGCTAGGGGTGATTGTGGTCAGCATCGATATCAAATTCATTGAGATCGTGAATCGTAACTTACAGGAAGGCCTTCGTTCGAGGTTTATGATCGTTGATGAGGATGAGAAAATTGTCTATAACGTTAACGACCAGCTCATCGGCACGTTATTTCGGGACAATGTGCGTCCAGACGAATCATTAAACGTCGTTGCGGTCAACCCGCTTAGCCAGCAGAAGTGGACAACATATTTGTACATGCCTATGGAAGAGCTGACTGCCGATGGGGCTATATTGGGTCGTAATCTTGTAACCCTGGCGATCGTGATGTCACTGTTCGCTGTCATTATTTCCATCTTTTTATCCCATGTGATTACGCGCCCTATTAAGAAGCTCATACGGAATATCGGTTTGGTTGAAAAAGGACATTTCGAACAGGTCGAGCATATTCGCTCTCAAGATGAAATAGGATATTTATCGGTTCGATTCAATAAGATGTCCTACGAGCTAAAAAGGCTGGTAGAGAAAGTGCAGCAGGAAGAAATCGACAAAGCAGCAGCGGAGATGCGTGCACTGCATGCCCAGATCAATCCTCATTTTTTGTATAATACACTCGGGTCGGTTAAATGGATTGCATCCATGCAAAGAGCGGATAAGATTGTGGAAATGACAGAGGCACTGATCTCGATGCTCCGCTATGCGACAAGGTCCGATGGAACCTTGGTATCGATTCGCGAGGAGTTAGATCATATATCGAACTACATTACCATTCAGAATGTCAGGTATTATGGCTCTATTCAGATGAACTATGAGATTGAGGCTGATTCACTAGATTATCTTATGCCCAAAATGATCTTGCAGCCGATTATCGAAAATGCGATTTTTCACGGTTTTGCCGAACTCGAAGAAGGTGGCATCATTACAATCCAAATCCAATTCCTAGGGGACGACATAGCCATTAAAATTCATGACAATGGGGCTGGTATGGATCAGGAAACGATTCAGGATTTATTAGAGATGAATAGGACAGATGCAGATGATGGAATCAAGGGGATCGGAGTACAAAATGTGCAGCGGCGAATACAGCTTCATTTCGGTCAGTCTTACGGATTGCAGGCTGAAAGCATACTGGGAGAAGGTACGGTATTTACTATCATGCTGCCTGCGATATTCAATCAACCAGAGACCGTGAAATTTGCAGACAGGAGCTAG
- a CDS encoding TetR/AcrR family transcriptional regulator produces MANKEIQRSPGRPKQAEQELSKQELILQTAAQLFMQHGYEPVSLQQISKACHVTKPTIYYHFTSKSELFKAAVTIMFNNVHQHTSRLLRDAEHLEEGLLKVAEARLANPHAEIETLLREAEKFLSEEQIREIREAENQIYEELADYFREAMERNILRKNNPMLLAQTFSTMMVIGNKNETVSEYNSAAKLGKELVDIFLRGTLSGSSALL; encoded by the coding sequence ATGGCAAATAAAGAGATTCAACGTTCACCAGGAAGACCGAAACAAGCAGAACAAGAGTTATCCAAACAAGAACTTATTCTCCAAACAGCTGCACAGCTGTTTATGCAGCATGGCTATGAGCCCGTATCGCTCCAACAAATTTCTAAAGCTTGCCATGTGACCAAACCGACCATCTACTATCATTTCACCAGTAAGTCAGAGCTTTTTAAAGCCGCGGTTACGATCATGTTCAATAATGTGCATCAACATACGTCACGATTATTAAGAGATGCAGAGCATCTGGAAGAAGGATTACTAAAGGTTGCAGAAGCAAGATTAGCCAATCCCCATGCGGAAATTGAGACGCTTCTAAGAGAAGCGGAGAAGTTTCTGAGTGAGGAACAGATACGCGAAATTAGGGAAGCTGAAAATCAAATTTACGAGGAATTAGCTGACTATTTTCGAGAGGCGATGGAACGTAATATACTTCGAAAGAATAATCCAATGCTTCTAGCACAAACTTTCTCAACCATGATGGTGATCGGGAATAAGAATGAAACGGTAAGTGAATATAATTCCGCTGCTAAGCTAGGCAAGGAGCTCGTGGACATTTTCTTGCGCGGTACATTATCAGGATCATCCGCCCTCCTGTGA
- a CDS encoding family 43 glycosylhydrolase: MKITDINDYSVSLEMGESVLLPQRVEVRLEGGIKTTFPVVWEEIDSTLLERPGTITVEGVVKNEEFPDPLVMNRADPYVLKHTDGYYYFTGSVPEYDRIILRRSRTICGLSNAEEIVIWTRHGEGEMGSHIWAPELHYIDGNWYLYFAAGRSDDKWAIRPYVLECIEDNPLTGRWMEKGRIKLPVESFSLDATTFKHREERYLVWAQIVEDSCLYIARMDTPWSIATEPVKISSPEYEWEIQRHRVNEGPAVLVKNGRVFMAYSASGTDDRYCMGLLTADETSNLLDPSSWTKSQELVFVSNESTSQFGPGHNSFVMSNDDYEILFVYHARSYKEITGEPLYDPNRHARVQQLLWLSDGTPYFGEPGWTLETAGHTAKAKITIRKK; the protein is encoded by the coding sequence ATGAAAATAACAGACATTAATGATTATTCAGTTAGCTTGGAAATGGGCGAATCGGTACTGCTGCCGCAGCGTGTAGAAGTTCGACTAGAAGGTGGAATAAAGACAACCTTTCCAGTGGTGTGGGAAGAGATCGATTCGACTCTACTCGAGCGGCCAGGTACGATTACCGTAGAAGGAGTAGTAAAAAATGAGGAGTTCCCGGATCCGCTTGTGATGAATCGGGCCGATCCTTACGTGCTTAAACATACAGATGGTTACTATTACTTTACAGGATCTGTGCCCGAATACGATCGAATCATACTGCGACGGTCCAGAACGATCTGCGGTCTATCCAATGCGGAGGAGATTGTGATCTGGACGAGACACGGAGAAGGCGAGATGGGCAGCCATATTTGGGCGCCAGAGCTTCATTATATAGATGGAAATTGGTATCTTTACTTCGCTGCCGGAAGGTCCGATGATAAATGGGCGATTCGTCCGTATGTTCTTGAATGCATAGAAGATAATCCACTAACGGGGCGGTGGATGGAGAAGGGCCGAATCAAGCTGCCGGTCGAAAGCTTCTCCCTCGATGCGACTACGTTCAAACATCGGGAAGAGCGATATTTAGTATGGGCCCAGATTGTCGAGGACTCTTGCCTGTATATTGCTAGGATGGATACGCCTTGGTCCATTGCGACAGAGCCGGTTAAGATCTCTTCGCCAGAGTATGAGTGGGAGATTCAGCGGCATCGTGTAAACGAGGGGCCCGCTGTTCTGGTCAAGAATGGCCGCGTCTTCATGGCATACTCGGCCAGTGGGACAGACGACCGTTATTGTATGGGTCTGCTGACAGCGGATGAGACGAGTAATCTGCTCGATCCATCTTCATGGACAAAGTCGCAGGAGCTAGTATTTGTCAGCAATGAGTCGACTTCCCAGTTTGGTCCCGGGCATAACAGCTTTGTGATGTCTAATGATGACTACGAGATCCTGTTCGTCTACCATGCGCGTTCCTATAAGGAAATTACCGGCGAGCCGTTATATGATCCTAATCGACACGCCCGTGTACAGCAGCTCTTGTGGCTCTCTGACGGTACACCTTATTTCGGGGAGCCGGGCTGGACACTTGAAACGGCAGGCCACACAGCAAAAGCGAAGATTACGATACGTAAAAAATAA
- the ltrA gene encoding group II intron reverse transcriptase/maturase, whose product MKAEYRKGCLQRDSMECEEYAGARSAGTRERRERGGATDMLERILNRDNLNKAYKRVKRNHGAPGIDGMTVEEALPWLREHREGLLESIRDGSYKPNPVRRKEIPKPDGSGVRKLGIPTVIDRVIQQAISQQLQPLFEPLFAEGSYGYRPGRSAQQAIRKVKEYAEQGYDYAVEIDLSKYFDTLNHELLMNLLRKQIQDKRVTDLIKKYLKSGVMEHGVRRETEEGSPQGGPLSPLLANIYLNEFDQEMKSREVNVIRYADDIVVLAKSKRAATRLLESCQKYLEKRMKLQINRRKSKVVSIVARKHFKFLGFALGKSRDRVHIRAHGQSLAKAKKKLKELTKRSQGKNVRQVMEQVKVYIRGWIGYFYVADMKRTLQRWNEWLRRRFRMYIWKQWKKPRTKAQNLRKLGIPEWQAYQWANSRLGYWRIAGSPVLSRSITNKRLAQAGYYDFPAQYEHLRNLHLSG is encoded by the coding sequence ATGAAAGCAGAATACCGAAAGGGCTGCCTGCAAAGGGATAGCATGGAATGCGAAGAGTATGCGGGAGCGCGGAGTGCCGGCACTCGGGAACGTAGAGAAAGAGGCGGTGCAACGGACATGCTTGAGAGGATACTAAACAGGGATAACCTGAACAAGGCCTACAAGCGGGTCAAACGTAATCACGGAGCACCGGGAATCGATGGAATGACAGTCGAGGAGGCACTACCGTGGTTACGGGAACACAGAGAGGGGCTTTTGGAAAGTATCCGGGACGGAAGCTACAAACCAAACCCGGTACGGCGTAAAGAAATCCCGAAACCAGATGGAAGTGGAGTGCGGAAGCTCGGTATCCCTACGGTAATAGACCGCGTGATTCAGCAAGCGATATCGCAGCAGCTACAACCCCTGTTCGAACCGTTATTCGCGGAAGGAAGCTATGGCTACCGCCCTGGGCGGAGTGCGCAGCAAGCCATTCGCAAAGTAAAAGAGTATGCGGAGCAGGGATACGACTACGCAGTAGAAATCGATCTATCCAAATATTTTGACACGCTGAACCATGAGCTGCTTATGAATCTTTTGCGCAAACAAATCCAGGACAAGCGGGTAACTGATCTGATCAAGAAGTATCTCAAAAGCGGGGTCATGGAGCACGGAGTGCGGCGCGAAACGGAAGAAGGATCACCTCAAGGTGGCCCGCTATCGCCGCTGCTGGCGAATATCTATTTGAATGAGTTCGACCAAGAGATGAAAAGCCGAGAAGTGAATGTGATCCGCTACGCAGATGACATTGTAGTGCTGGCGAAAAGCAAACGTGCAGCAACGCGGCTGTTGGAGTCCTGCCAGAAGTATCTAGAGAAGCGAATGAAACTTCAGATAAATCGACGGAAAAGCAAAGTCGTAAGCATCGTGGCCCGAAAGCATTTTAAATTCCTTGGTTTTGCTCTGGGAAAGAGCAGGGACCGAGTACACATCCGCGCCCATGGACAATCTCTTGCGAAAGCAAAGAAGAAACTGAAGGAACTCACGAAACGCAGCCAGGGCAAGAATGTCCGTCAAGTGATGGAGCAGGTGAAGGTCTATATTCGCGGCTGGATAGGTTACTTCTACGTAGCGGACATGAAACGGACTCTGCAGAGATGGAACGAATGGTTGAGAAGACGATTCCGTATGTACATCTGGAAACAATGGAAGAAGCCAAGAACAAAGGCGCAAAACCTGCGAAAACTGGGAATACCGGAGTGGCAGGCCTACCAATGGGCAAACTCACGACTGGGATACTGGCGCATCGCCGGAAGCCCGGTGTTGTCTCGTTCCATAACAAACAAAAGGCTCGCACAAGCAGGGTATTATGACTTCCCTGCTCAGTACGAGCATTTACGTAACTTGCACTTAAGCGGTTGA
- a CDS encoding response regulator, with protein MYKLMIVDDEMLMRIGIRSSLLWEEHGFRIVGEAGNGKEALEIALESTPDLIITDIKMPLMDGLELIREISKRFPDCRYVILSNFDEIDYVKEALRLGALDYLIKSEISPASLTDLLTRIRGKMLSKIGSEDRLFAAPFHYTQSLTHLKENFFKDLISGLPIGEQAAVKAEQLQVRLNPHDLVIIKFKMDQFEEVRKKYKEKDEKLLRFSILNVIKEVTPTRADCEIIVESSSEYLVIRNAAPTEEGSWRKDIEKLNNKILGSMKDFMNITFSVGVSTIVPDLISLKRAYREADTAWRHRFFTDSSSVHFFTDATVSTNRAGGQYPLIRDLEYELRLVLESHKVEKISSYLEQFRMKLVEAWADEYAVRKAYVLFLEIFNTEFSQASRELLLSDRMSPYESVSAAETWNELHRIVQDYVLECLQTKTRTMQELSYADIAVDIIRQYYAEDITLQSVASQINVNSSYLSRVFKQEKNENFVSYLTRVRIEKAKSYLEDRRLRIYEVADKVGYHNYTYFSKIFKKIVGVSPEEYRG; from the coding sequence ATGTATAAATTGATGATCGTGGATGATGAAATGCTGATGCGAATCGGAATCCGTTCCTCGTTATTGTGGGAAGAGCATGGATTCCGCATTGTCGGAGAAGCAGGGAATGGCAAAGAAGCTCTCGAAATTGCGCTTGAAAGCACTCCTGATTTAATCATTACGGATATCAAAATGCCACTTATGGATGGCCTGGAGTTGATACGTGAAATATCGAAGAGATTTCCGGACTGCAGATATGTCATTCTTAGTAATTTTGATGAGATAGACTATGTTAAGGAAGCACTTAGGCTTGGTGCGCTGGACTATTTAATCAAGAGCGAAATCTCACCGGCATCGCTTACAGACTTGCTGACAAGAATTCGTGGAAAAATGTTGTCCAAGATTGGCAGCGAGGATCGCTTGTTTGCGGCGCCGTTTCATTATACGCAGAGCTTGACTCATCTGAAGGAAAACTTCTTTAAGGATTTAATAAGTGGCCTTCCAATTGGGGAACAGGCTGCCGTCAAGGCGGAACAGCTTCAGGTTCGCTTAAATCCGCATGATCTTGTGATCATCAAATTCAAAATGGATCAATTCGAAGAAGTAAGAAAGAAATACAAGGAGAAGGATGAGAAATTGCTGCGTTTCTCGATCTTGAATGTCATTAAAGAGGTGACACCGACAAGAGCCGACTGCGAAATTATTGTGGAGAGCTCTTCCGAATACCTGGTAATCCGCAATGCAGCTCCAACGGAGGAAGGGTCTTGGCGGAAGGACATAGAGAAGCTGAACAATAAGATTCTCGGGTCCATGAAGGACTTCATGAATATCACTTTTTCCGTCGGAGTGAGCACGATCGTTCCGGATCTCATATCTCTGAAGAGGGCATATCGAGAGGCAGATACCGCATGGCGGCATCGTTTCTTTACCGATAGCAGCAGCGTTCATTTCTTTACAGATGCGACAGTCTCAACCAATCGCGCAGGCGGTCAATATCCATTGATCCGAGATCTTGAGTATGAGCTGCGACTTGTTCTTGAAAGTCATAAGGTGGAGAAGATAAGTAGCTACTTGGAGCAATTTCGTATGAAGCTAGTGGAAGCGTGGGCTGACGAGTATGCTGTCCGCAAGGCCTACGTACTGTTCCTGGAAATCTTCAATACTGAGTTCTCCCAAGCTTCAAGGGAGCTTCTGTTATCCGATAGAATGTCACCTTATGAGTCTGTCTCTGCTGCTGAGACATGGAATGAACTGCACCGGATTGTGCAGGATTATGTGCTGGAATGTTTGCAAACGAAAACCCGCACCATGCAGGAACTCAGCTATGCAGACATCGCTGTCGACATCATCCGTCAGTACTACGCGGAAGATATCACCCTCCAGAGCGTAGCCAGTCAGATTAATGTGAACTCATCCTATTTGAGCCGAGTATTTAAACAAGAGAAGAATGAAAATTTTGTCTCGTATTTGACTCGCGTTCGTATCGAGAAGGCAAAGTCATATTTAGAGGATCGAAGATTACGTATATATGAGGTAGCAGATAAAGTTGGTTACCACAATTACACGTACTTCAGCAAAATTTTCAAAAAAATCGTCGGTGTAAGTCCTGAAGAATATAGAGGTTAG
- a CDS encoding NAD-dependent epimerase/dehydratase family protein → MKKVFILGQTGFLGYYTALELNKRHYQVSGISLPPAVADSLFPEEIEELYGDLNQYTDEEIIKLLDGVYAFIYAAGADERIVPDAPAVKFFYEANVLPTQRLARLARQAGVKKFVLFGSYFAHFAEKWTDLNLKTHHAYPRTRLLQEEIAIMESHGQMDVMTLRLPYIFGTMPGRTPLWTMMVDRVRDQDSVPVLPGGTAMVTAQQVAQAAVGAIEFGQHQGKYAICDTNMKHTEFFQMIADELGQTNTKIVEVPLEAMKPAMEQHNAQVMSAGKEHGIHLDVTAVIQSRDAYLDPEDTMPILKYEKDDIYASIRETLNHCVQVR, encoded by the coding sequence ATGAAAAAAGTATTTATTCTTGGTCAAACCGGTTTTCTTGGTTATTATACAGCTTTAGAACTAAATAAGCGTCATTATCAAGTGTCTGGTATCTCACTTCCTCCAGCTGTTGCTGACAGCCTGTTCCCTGAAGAAATCGAGGAATTATACGGGGACCTCAACCAATATACAGACGAAGAAATTATTAAGCTTCTGGATGGTGTCTATGCCTTCATCTATGCGGCAGGTGCGGATGAGCGAATCGTTCCTGACGCTCCTGCTGTGAAGTTTTTTTACGAAGCAAATGTTTTGCCTACCCAGCGGCTAGCCCGACTTGCCAGACAAGCTGGTGTCAAAAAATTTGTCTTGTTCGGCTCTTACTTTGCACACTTTGCAGAAAAATGGACCGATCTTAACCTCAAAACACATCATGCATATCCACGTACACGCTTGTTGCAGGAGGAAATTGCAATCATGGAAAGCCATGGTCAGATGGATGTTATGACACTCCGTTTGCCGTATATTTTTGGTACAATGCCGGGTCGGACGCCGCTATGGACGATGATGGTTGATAGAGTAAGAGACCAGGACAGCGTACCCGTATTACCGGGCGGCACTGCTATGGTTACCGCACAGCAAGTTGCACAGGCGGCTGTTGGCGCCATCGAATTTGGTCAGCACCAAGGGAAATACGCGATCTGTGATACAAATATGAAGCATACCGAATTCTTCCAGATGATCGCTGATGAACTTGGTCAGACGAATACTAAGATTGTGGAAGTTCCACTTGAGGCCATGAAACCAGCAATGGAACAGCATAATGCTCAGGTCATGTCCGCTGGTAAAGAGCATGGCATCCATTTGGATGTCACTGCTGTCATTCAAAGCCGTGATGCCTATCTAGATCCCGAAGACACGATGCCAATACTGAAATATGAGAAAGATGACATTTATGCTAGTATACGAGAAACCCTGAACCACTGTGTACAAGTGCGCTAA
- a CDS encoding alpha/beta fold hydrolase, which translates to MTKKAKKVKWNKILLWGCLLIVVVVIGLWVYLNSITYSPSQQAEFASQSDDQVKVTKVKEGYKFEPETGKINEPNIIFYPGGLVEPESYSLFARELAKRGHRTYIAEMPLNLAIFGQNKADSFLEEHPDESFVIGGHSLGGAFAARYANEHREELEGVFFLASYADESGTLKDTDLSALQITGTADGVLNQEVWESSKTNLPEDTFYVSVEGGNHGQFGSYGKQKGDNDPAIDEEEQLQEVVTAIEDWITEINNQ; encoded by the coding sequence TTGACAAAAAAGGCAAAAAAGGTGAAATGGAATAAAATATTATTATGGGGCTGCCTGCTCATCGTAGTTGTTGTTATTGGTTTATGGGTGTACTTAAATTCCATAACTTATAGTCCTTCCCAACAAGCAGAGTTCGCTTCACAGAGTGATGATCAGGTTAAAGTAACGAAGGTCAAAGAGGGTTATAAATTTGAGCCTGAAACTGGAAAGATTAACGAGCCTAATATTATTTTTTATCCAGGCGGGCTAGTCGAACCGGAAAGCTATTCTCTCTTTGCGAGAGAACTGGCTAAACGGGGACATCGAACATACATTGCCGAGATGCCTCTTAATTTGGCCATATTTGGTCAAAACAAAGCGGACTCTTTTCTGGAAGAACATCCAGATGAGTCGTTTGTAATTGGGGGACACTCTCTAGGAGGCGCATTTGCAGCCAGATATGCTAATGAGCATAGAGAGGAGCTTGAGGGGGTATTTTTCTTGGCTTCCTATGCTGACGAGTCCGGAACATTAAAAGATACGGATCTGTCTGCGCTGCAAATTACAGGTACAGCGGATGGAGTGCTTAATCAGGAGGTTTGGGAGAGCTCCAAGACGAACCTGCCTGAAGATACCTTTTATGTTAGTGTAGAAGGAGGCAACCATGGACAATTCGGATCCTATGGGAAGCAAAAAGGGGATAATGATCCAGCCATTGATGAAGAGGAACAATTACAAGAAGTTGTTACGGCTATAGAGGATTGGATCACCGAAATTAACAATCAATAA
- a CDS encoding DUF1048 domain-containing protein, whose product MNFWEKITGSDMTKEMKAFDSRAKKLPADYQAAWEEININLWPHSDFSGRNLMPILDGVLGLFEETAAEGQSVQEVLGGDIKGFCSALAGEEGAKSYRDKWRDQFNNNIAKKLGK is encoded by the coding sequence ATGAATTTTTGGGAGAAAATTACCGGCAGTGATATGACGAAAGAAATGAAAGCTTTTGATTCGCGTGCGAAAAAGCTGCCTGCAGATTATCAAGCCGCATGGGAAGAGATTAATATCAATCTCTGGCCTCACTCCGATTTCTCAGGCCGTAATCTGATGCCTATTCTAGACGGTGTACTTGGCCTGTTCGAAGAAACAGCGGCAGAGGGTCAGAGTGTCCAAGAGGTGCTTGGTGGTGATATTAAAGGCTTCTGTTCAGCACTGGCCGGCGAAGAAGGAGCAAAGTCTTATCGAGATAAGTGGCGTGATCAGTTCAATAATAATATTGCCAAAAAATTAGGTAAATAG